ATCTTTATGTAGTTCTGCAATCGGTGAGATTCCCCGCTTTGCGAATAGCAAATCAACACCTTCTAAAATCAGCTTGGTCATGCTTTGACGTTCGTGGAAGCTCAGTTCTCGTAGCTTGGCATGGGCGGCTTCTGGTAGGTGCAAGGAAAACACAACCTTATCCGATTTGCCGTTTGCCTCTGGTGCTACGGGCTGGGGTGGGGCAGGGGAGGTCGGTGGTGTTGCCAAGTGCTTGAGCGCGTCCAGTCCCGCCATTGCCTTTTTCTTGTTGCCTGTCATGCCGATAATCTCCTGCTTTTTTGTTTTATCCATTGGTAAAGTTCCGCCACCTCATCGGCGGCTTTGTCCTTGGTGTCGTATTCCGTGACTCCTTCGCCCGTGGCAAAGGCCAGCTTGTAGGCTTTGCGTTCTATGGTGAACGGTTTGGCGACTAGCCCCAATCCTGTCAGACCTTCACGCGCACTGATTTGGTCTTGTCCCACTGACGGGCAACGGGTGAGGATAAAGGCATAGTTGCGGTTGGTGCGTTTGAGCATATCCACCGTTGGGTAAACCGCTTCGATGTCTGCAATGGATGGTTGGCACGGCACAAGGCAGAACGTCGCCTGTAGCACGGCTTGGTTGTCCTCTACCGATTCCCGGCCTGCGGTATCAATGATTACCAGCGTAAAGCCTTGGCTCTGTGCCAGCTTGATACCTTCACCGACTTCTGAC
This DNA window, taken from Thiothrix subterranea, encodes the following:
- a CDS encoding ParA family protein, which produces MQVWTFTTQKGGAGKTTLATNLAVAATQAGEKVLLIDTDPQESAVKWWQRRDAEAPQLIKLKPSEVGEGIKLAQSQGFTLVIIDTAGRESVEDNQAVLQATFCLVPCQPSIADIEAVYPTVDMLKRTNRNYAFILTRCPSVGQDQISAREGLTGLGLVAKPFTIERKAYKLAFATGEGVTEYDTKDKAADEVAELYQWIKQKSRRLSA